In Theileria parva strain Muguga chromosome 4 map unlocalized ctg_529, whole genome shotgun sequence, one DNA window encodes the following:
- a CDS encoding SVSP family protein — protein MTGRDYTVSFSDKKIVKYGFKEDLELVLCNGETAYKHVPGKVYYSSLTYYRNTNTLIIVGGGEFLRIIYNKGKWRASSRRSPTIPEFYTKNSKGTYLLLSSEYYTFDITPTGSFKYIFISGVKCSKIILNKLLVWKKTDEPEYPTSIIITLRLNVFIFFRGYRVLFGKTAGKYRRIGK, from the coding sequence ATGACTGGTAGAGATTATACTGTATCATTTTCTGATaaaaaaatagttaaatatggATTCAAAGAAGATCTTGAACTTGTACTTTGTAATGGTGAAACGGCTTATAAACATGTACCTGGAAAGGTTTATTATTCATCATTGACTTATTATAGAAATACCAACACTTTAATTATTGTTGGTGGTGGTGAATTTCTCCGTatcatttataataaagGGAAGTGGAGAGCAAGTTCACGCAGAAGTCCAACAATTCCAGAATTTTACACCAAAAATTCGAAGGGAACTTATCTGTTACTATCTAGTGAGTATTACACTTTTGACATTACCCCAACTGGTTCATTTaaatacatatttatatcaGGTGTAAAGTgtagtaaaattattctcaataaattattagtcTGGAAAAAAACTGATGAACCAGAATATCCAACATCAATCATCATCACCTTAAGATTGAATGTTTTTATCTTTTTCAGAGGATACAGAGTTTTATTTGGAAAAACTGCGGGAAAATATAGACGAattggtaaataa
- a CDS encoding SVSP family protein, whose amino-acid sequence MNLCDTYKIILLFILIGYVKCADKPGDQSNNENNSSESYSDTESDEEDNFDVTETTGQTQAHPPEEKKETKPVKPESICNSLIFMKKNEEGIIVPMDEGEYKQIFEDPYKKKYLFQKNLEMILCDYKVIYEQIPGKPYTSSLTHFKNENTFIIRREGEFIFIICQRKKWVIFSRKRSGFIKLYSQNSKGNYDELGDDSYQVRLSRNGTLRYEFNENVKCTKIMAKQTVVWEKKADDPCPLQVNINLKGDIVLYYSKYYIIFTKNNKNPKYLYKKPRKKRRKIRRHNK is encoded by the coding sequence atGAATCTATGCGACACCTACAAAATTATACTGCTATTCATATTAATTGGATATGTGAAATGTGCAGATAAACCTGGAGATCAATCAAATAACGAGAATAATAGTTCAGAATCATATAGTGATACTGAAagtgatgaagaagataattttgatgtAACTGAAACTACTGGGCAAACTCAGGCACATCCACCGGAAGAAAAAAAAGAAACTAAACCTGTTAAACCAGAAAGTATATGTAAttcactaatttttatgaaGAAAAATGAAGAAGGTATTATTGTCCCCATGGATGAAGGAGagtataaacaaatatttgAGGATCCATAtaaaaaaaaatatttatttcaaaAAAATCTTGAAATGATACTTTGTGATTATAAAGTTATTTATGAACAAATACCGGGAAAACCTTATACCTCATctttaacacattttaaaaatgaaaacaCGTTTATAATTCGACGTGAGGGtgaatttatatttattatctgCCAAAGAAAAAAATGGGTAATATTCTCACGCAAACGTTCCGGGTTTATCAAACTTTACAGCCAAAATTCTAAAGGTAATTACGATGAGCTGGGCGATGATTCCTATCAAGTTAGGCTTAGTAGAAATGGAACATTAAGGTATGAATTTAACGAGAATGTTAAGTGTACAAAAATTATGGCTAAACAAACAGTAGTTTGGGAGAAAAAAGCTGATGACCCCTGTCCATTGCAGgttaacattaatttaaaaggTGATATTGTTCtttattatagtaaatattatattatatttactaaaaacaataaaaatcCTAAGTATTTATACAAAAAACCAAGAAAAAAAAGGCGTAAAATTAGACGACATAACAAATAA
- a CDS encoding SVSP family protein — translation MRCVICTYIITLVVIAYVKCSDKSPNLQGEGNGGSLVPDYNDSEEDDDNYNVTETSGETEPTQDPQTQVQTQDVNYYVTGPSDPYSSQPQIIDVYLLPGTQSPPPQPPQPTQPLQQYQPPQPQPVAVQFYPQVIPHPQPTQQPYGPYQPQPQYYPGYQQYVPPPQPPQYYGPQQYHPGIQYVPYQTFQIPQPQVGPPLPYQPIPYQLPPQPISYQPQPQHIPYQPQPQIVLAPPPQPMVQPMVQAHPITQPIPYQPSQPIVQPQDVTSQGPIQDQAQETTDKPEEKGAVGETGKLSLVFLKKNNQGDLVEMTKEDYNEKSSGVNVDKYSFKANLEEMIYNGESIYKHKSEKHYNKSLTHNKKFNVFIFRFLNGFVCVENIKGTWVQTGRTVPTFIKFFSRDKNGKDFLLNEGHYDLSLTCSKSFRYRFLSDVTCTKIIVKDLIAWEQSTEGYPSTVTFTIKGNVMLLFEDFTIVFGKSGGKYRYLYSVKNKKDCEDD, via the coding sequence atgagGTGTGTAATATGCacatatataataacattGGTAGTAATAGCATATGTGAAATGTTCAGATAAATCACCTAATTTACAAGGAGAAGGTAATGGTGGAAGTTTAGTGCCTGATTATAATGACAgtgaagaagatgatgataattataaCGTAACTGAAACAAGTGGAGAAACTGAACCTACTCAAGATCCGCAGACACAAGTACAAACTCAagatgtaaattattatgtaaCAGGACCGTCAGATCCTTATTCATCTCAACCTCAAATTATAGATGTTTATCTGCTCCCTGGTACCCAATCACCACCACCTCAACCGCCACAACCAACTCAACCATTACAACAATATCAACCACCTCAACCACAACCTGTAGCAGTGCAATTTTATCCTCAAGTAATACCTCATCCTCAACCAACACAGCAACCGTATGGACCATACCAGCCACAACCTCAATATTACCCTGGGTATCAACAATACGTACCTCCTCCACAGCCACCACAGTATTACGGACCACAACAATATCATCCAGGAATTCAATACGTCCCATATCAGACGTTCCAAATACCTCAACCACAGGTTGGACCACCTCTGCCATATCAACCTATACCTTATCAATTACCGCCACAACCTATATCTTATCAGCCACAGCCACAACATATACCTTACCAACCACAGCCACAAATTGTACTAGCTCCACCACCTCAGCCCATGGTACAACCCATGGTACAAGCTCATCCTATAACACAACCAATACCTTATCAGCCATCTCAGCCAATTGTACAACCACAAGATGTAACTAGTCAAGGACCAATTCAAGATCAGGCACAGGAAACTACTGATAAACCTGAAGAAAAGGGGGCTGTTGGTGAAACTGGAAAATTGTCATTAGtgtttttgaaaaaaaataatcaagGGGATTTGGTTGAGATGACAAAGGAAGATTACAATGAAAAATCTTCTGGTGTAAATGTAGACAAATATTCGTTTAAAGCAAACCTTGAAGAAATGATATATAATGGTGAAAGTAtttataaacataaaaGTGAAAAACATTATAACAAAAGTTTAACTCATAACAAAAAGtttaatgtatttatttttcgTTTTTTAAATGGATTTGTTTGCGTCGAAAATATTAAAGGGACGTGGGTACAAACAGGACGCACTGTTCCCacttttattaaatttttttcacGAGATAAAAATGGTAAAGACTTTTTACTTAATGAAGGACATTACGATCTTTCACTTACTTGTTCTAAATCTTTTAGATATAGATTTTTATCAGATGTTACGTgtactaaaattattgttaaagATCTGATTGCTTGGGAACAAAGTACTGAAGGTTATCCCTCAACAGTAACTTTTACTATTAAAGGAAATGTAATGCTTCTTTTTGAAGATTTTACTATTGTTTTTGGAAAGAGTGGTGGAAAGTATAGATATTTGTATtctgtaaaaaataaaaaagatTGTGAGGATGATTAA
- a CDS encoding SVSP family protein: protein MRCSTYTSLLIIIVIGYTECGDNPNDDLANTEDTIENVSGDEFVNFLVSEATESSKDDQKQDSIPQTSGEVGIEEETQEEAKVYAELQPQKLYQEPIKQEFQISPQPVEYHDDDLYGPHSITAQTQSYYLPPTVQPQQQQPTAEQQYFYEPEQPPQTYEPPSTYPVQQYQPYQPQGPIPPPPMGPPLPYQQIPHQPPPQPQQQITQPAQYYVPPPIRPVQPYQPQQYAPPPIRPIQPYQPYQPYQPQQPYQPYQPYQPYQPYQPEQQFGHYQPPPQQISQQELISQQEPIPQQEPIPEYQPQQPIISQQPDDKIIEEEDESDKSIEKPSKKPKKKGPKRIYKKCQNISLIKRTDDGNLEVMTNTDYKSIYKDGSRERLRLYANLEQIFCDGEKAYQHEKITPYPKSLIVSRRTMGFVTISDNVHILVRNLTGNWIKILRIVPDYVEFYGEDVHGKVFLLTDEQYYMDLNSSDTFKYTFISGIKCIRVEVEGLLVWEKTPEDKYPTSISIISKTHVLIHYRQHYCVYVKKDNGYKLTKINPRARTDKS, encoded by the coding sequence ATGAGATGTTCGACTTACACATCTTTACTAATAATCATAGTAATTGGATATACAGAATGTGGTGACAATCCAAATGATGATTTAGCTAACACAGAAGATACTATAGAAAATGTCAGTGGTGatgaatttgttaattttctGGTATCTGAAGCAACTGAATCATCAAAAGATGACCAAAAACAGGATTCTATTCCACAAACTTCTGGTGAAGTGGGTATTGAGGAAGAAACTCAAGAAGAAGCTAAAGTGTATGCAGAACTTCAGCCACAAAAACTTTATCAAGAACCAATAAAACAAGAATTCCAAATCAGTCCTCAACCTGTAGAGTACCACGATGATGATCTTTATGGACCTCATTCTATTACAGCTCAAACTCAATCATACTATCTGCCACCTACAGTACAGCCTCAACAGCAACAACCTACAGCAGAACAACAATATTTCTATGAACCGGAGCAACCACCACAAACATATGAACCACCTTCCACGTATCCAGTTCAACAATATCAACCTTACCAACCTCAAGGGCCCATTCCACCGCCTCCTATGGGACCACCTCTGCCATATCAACAAATACCTCATCAACCACCGcctcaacctcaacaacAAATAACCCAACCAGCGCAGTATTATGTACCACCTCCTATAAGACCAGTTCAACCTTATCAACCTCAGCAATATGCACCACCCCCTATAAGACCAATTCAACCATATCAACCATATCAACCATATCAACCTCAGCAACCATATCAACCTTACCAACCCTACCAACCCTACCAACCCTATCAACCTGAGCAACAATTTGGTCATTACCAACCACCGCCACAACAAATTTCACAACAAGAACTGATTTCACAACAAGAACCGATTCCACAACAAGAACCGATTCCAGAATATCAACCCCAACAACCCATTATATCTCAACAACCggatgataaaataattgaggaagaagatgaaAGTGATAAGTCAATTGAAAAACCAAGTAAGAAACCTAAAAAGAAAGGACCTAAgagaatttataaaaagtGTCAAAACAtaagtttaataaaaagGACTGATGATGGAAACTTGGAAGTAATGACAAATACAGACTATAAATCGATATATAAAGATGGTTCAAGAGAAAGATTGAGACTTTATGCAAATCTTGAACAAATATTTTGTGATGGTGAAAAAGCTTATCAACATGAAAAGATAACCCCTTATCCAAAATCACTAATTGTCAGTAGAAGAACTATGGGATTTGTTACTATTAGTGACAATGTACATATATTAGTTAGGAATTTAACGGGAAACTGGATAAAAATACTACGCATAGTTCCCGATTATGTTGAGTTTTACGGAGAAGACGTACATGGAAAAGTGTTTTTATTAACTGACGAGCAATATTATATGGATCTCAATTCTTCTGATACTTttaaatacacatttatatcAGGAATAAAATGTATCAGAGTTGAAGTTGAAGGCCTTTTGGTTTGGGAAAAAACTCCTGAAGATAAATATCCAACATCTATATctataattagtaaaacACATGTTTTGATCCATTATAGACAACATTATTGTGTATATGTTAAAAAAGATAATGGATATAAACTCACAAAAATCAACCCAAGAGCAAGAACTGATAAAAGTTGA